The sequence CCCGCCCTGCGCCCCCGCAGGCGGGGGAGGGGGCCGGGGGGAGGGGGCCCTCACCCAAACACCGGAATCGCGGCCCCATTCGGCTCCTCGGCGGTGCCGGAGCAGAGGCGGACGATCTGGGCGGCGACGGTTTCCGGCTTGATCCAGGAGGCGGCGTCCGCGTTGGGCATGGAGGCGCGGTTGGCGGGGGTGTCCAGCGTGCCCGGGAGCACCGCGTAGGAGCGGACGCCGGAGGGGCCGTACTCCTCCGCGATCACCTCGCTCAGCGTGAGGAGCGCGGACTTGGAGACGGCGTACGCCCCGTTGTTCGCCCGCGACTCGCGCGCCGCGCGCGAGGAGACGAAGACCAGCGTGCCGCCCCCCGTCATCACCGGCAGCGCGGCCCGGGCCACGAGGTAGGCGGAGCGCAGGTTGAGGTCCATCATCCGATCCCACAGGTCGGTGGGGGTGTCGCCCAGCAGGACGCCGCCCGACCAGCCGCCCACCAGGTGCGCCACCGAGTCCAGCCGCCCCGTCCACTCCACTGCCTCGCGCACGGCGGCGGCGGCGCCGCGCTCCGTGGTCAGGTCCAGGAAGCAGGTGTCTACGCGGCCGCTGTACTCGTTCGCCAGGCCGTCCATGGCGTGCGCGTCGCCCTTGTGCAGGGGCACGAAGACGCGGTGGCCGGCCTCCAGGAAGGCGCGCGTGACGGCGCGGCCGAGGTTGCCTGCGCCGCCGGTGACCATCGTCACCGGTCCCGCGGTTTCATTGTTCGGCATGGAGACGGCCGGTGGCGTGGGTGAGCTTGTTGAGGCGCTCGGCGAGCGCGGTAGTCAGGTCTTCGCGGCGGAAGCGCCATCCCCAGTTCCCCTGCGAGGTGCCAGGGACGTTCATGCGGTCCTCGCTTCCCAGCCCCAGCACGTCCTGAAGCGGCACCACCGCCAGCGCGGCGGGGGACCGGAAGACGACTTCCATCATCCCCCAGTGCACCGACCGTTCCGGCGCGTCCGTCAGCCTGCGCAGTCCCGCGCGGTCCGCCTCGGACGCGGCGCGGTACCAGCCCAGCGAGGTGTCGTTGTCGTGCGTCCCCGTGTACGCCACGGTGTTCGCCGCGTAGTTGGCGGGGAGGTGCGGGTTCTCCTGGTCGTCGCCGAAGGCGAACTGCAGCACGCGGATCCCCGGCATCCCCAGCGACTCGCGCAGCGCGTCGACCTCGGGGGTGATGACGCCGAGGTCCTCCGCGATCAGCGGCAAGGGGCCCAGCTCCTTCGCTACGGCGGCGAAGAGGCGTGATCCGGGGCCCGGCTGCCAGGTGCCGTTGAGCGCCGTCTCCTCCTCGCCCGGCACCTCCCAGTACGACTCGAAGCCGCGGAAGTGGTCGATGCGCGCCAGCTCCACCCACTCCAGTGTACGCCGGAATCGCTCCTTCCACCAGCGGAATCCGTCGCGCTCCATTACCTTCCAGCGGTAGAGCGGGTTTCCCCAGCGCTGCCCCGTCTCGCTGAAGTAGTCGGGCGGCACGCCGGAGACCACCGTGGGCATCCCGTCCGCGTCGAGCGAAAAGAGCTCGGGGTGCGCCCACACGTCCGCGCTGTCGTGCGCCACGAAGATGGGGATGTCGCCCACGATGGCGATGCCCGCCTTGGTGGCGTAGCGGCGCAGCGCCGACCACTGGCGGTCGAAGAGGAACTGCCCGAAGGCGTGCCGCTCCGCCTCCTCCGCCAGCTCCGTGCGCGCCCTGCGCAGCGAGGCCGGCTTGCGCGTGCGGATGCCCGGCTCCCAGCTCGTCCACGGCGACCCTTGCGCGTCGCGGAGGGCGCGGAAGAGGGCGTAGTCGTCCAGCCAGTACGCGTGCTTTTCCCGGTACGCGGCGAAGGCGTCGCGGAGCGCGGGGACGCGGCCGGCCCTGAGACCCTCGTATGCGCTGCGGATGAGCGCATCGCTGCGGCGCGCGGCGGCGGTGAAGTCCACGCGCGGCAGCTGGGCGTTCTCGTCCGGCTTCTCGATCAGACCATCTTGAGCCAGCCGCCCCGCGTCCAGCAGAAAGGTGTTGCCGGCCATCGCGGAAAGGCCGTTGTACGGCGATCCGCCCTCGTCCACCGCCACCAGCGGGAGCATCTGCCAGAGGCCCTGCCCCGCCTCCTTGAGCCAGTCCACGAAGCGGAACGCCTCGTCGCCCAGGGTGCCGATGGGACCGCCGGGGAGCGAGGTGGGGTGTAGGAGGACCCCGCTCCGCCTGCGCTCAGTAACGCTCTTCATTCAGCACCGGTGACGGGCGAAGCGGAATCGCGCCCACCGGGAGGACGTACGCCACTTCCGCGCCCTCCAACGCGACCGTGGCGCCGAGCGGCTCCCCCTCTTCCGGCGCGTCGTC is a genomic window of Longimicrobium sp. containing:
- a CDS encoding SDR family oxidoreductase, whose translation is MPNNETAGPVTMVTGGAGNLGRAVTRAFLEAGHRVFVPLHKGDAHAMDGLANEYSGRVDTCFLDLTTERGAAAAVREAVEWTGRLDSVAHLVGGWSGGVLLGDTPTDLWDRMMDLNLRSAYLVARAALPVMTGGGTLVFVSSRAARESRANNGAYAVSKSALLTLSEVIAEEYGPSGVRSYAVLPGTLDTPANRASMPNADAASWIKPETVAAQIVRLCSGTAEEPNGAAIPVFG
- the malQ gene encoding 4-alpha-glucanotransferase; its protein translation is MKSVTERRRSGVLLHPTSLPGGPIGTLGDEAFRFVDWLKEAGQGLWQMLPLVAVDEGGSPYNGLSAMAGNTFLLDAGRLAQDGLIEKPDENAQLPRVDFTAAARRSDALIRSAYEGLRAGRVPALRDAFAAYREKHAYWLDDYALFRALRDAQGSPWTSWEPGIRTRKPASLRRARTELAEEAERHAFGQFLFDRQWSALRRYATKAGIAIVGDIPIFVAHDSADVWAHPELFSLDADGMPTVVSGVPPDYFSETGQRWGNPLYRWKVMERDGFRWWKERFRRTLEWVELARIDHFRGFESYWEVPGEEETALNGTWQPGPGSRLFAAVAKELGPLPLIAEDLGVITPEVDALRESLGMPGIRVLQFAFGDDQENPHLPANYAANTVAYTGTHDNDTSLGWYRAASEADRAGLRRLTDAPERSVHWGMMEVVFRSPAALAVVPLQDVLGLGSEDRMNVPGTSQGNWGWRFRREDLTTALAERLNKLTHATGRLHAEQ